CCTGGTCCTGGTTTTGATGCTGCATCTTTTCCTCCATCTCTTTCCTGaacttctgctgcagctgctgctgtcgaAGCTTCCTCAGCTGCTTGGGGTCTGCGTGCATCTCGGACCCGTCAGCGTCCACCGGGTCCATGGCAGGTCTGAGAGGAGGACAGGGAGAAGTGATATCAAATGTGACAGCTACAGAGGAGATGAGGTGGTGTAAAGTGGCATTAGAGGTCAGtgtggacatggaccaaactaaaaagtcagaaTACACGTCAAAAAAAATAgtcctcaaagatggtttctgtccttttatgtcattcttatcacactgatgtatgctcagtgttattttggttttaattaattatttgcaGCTATTAACAACGGGTGAAACATAATGATCGATGGCTGAGTTGGTGGGAATTCCACAGCTTATAACCATGATCACTACAAAACAGTCTCTGGCTCCACAAGCACAGGATATTATCATCAAAATGAGTCAATAAATTGTTCTTAATCCAACATATGAACCCTTAAAgcaagagctgttcacctggtGCTGAGGTTCTCACTCTTCATGTCCGGAGCGGGGCCCGCTTTAGGAGTATGAACGTCTGAACAGTTCTGGTTCTGCTGGAGGATTCTGGGCTCCAGCGGCCCCCTGGCAGGACCGGGCGCAGGTACATGCTTTTCCTCTCGGACCAGACTGGAGACCCGGGCCTTCTCCGCTAAAGGCTCCCCCGGGGTGCGTTTGGTCTGCGCTGggtcgagaggaggaggaggctgcgtGTGGAGGAGAAGTGAGAAGTGTCAGCTGCCACAGattttgaatgaaaataaaaaaaacgctaAATGCTAATTGTTGAATTGACCTTTTTGGGGATCTTGTTTATGGCGAGGAGATATTCTTTATCCAGGATGCAGTTTCCGAGGGAATTACCGAAGCATCTCAAGAGGACGGCACATATATTTTAGGTTTAAAAACAATCTGAATGtagtttttctttataaatTGAGTAAGAAAATGTCCTCAGTACCTCAGTGCTCTCTTCATGCCGTCAGTCACAGCTTCCTTTCTGGCTTTTTCCAGTGCCAGAGCTTTCGACTTCAGTCCCTCGCTGACTCCGTAGCCGACATCCTCGTGAAATGCCCCGTCCTGCAGAGAGGTGCACGTTACACACAGAgggtgagcgggggggggggatggagaaCATTTCTGCTGAACTCAGTTTTGATGAGACGATCTGATCATGTAACTATTTTAGCTAGAAGCACAATGAAGAAAAATGCGAGATCTCACCTTCAGCTGCACTTTGATAAACGCACTGACTCCGACATAAAACTTCCCGTTGATGAGGTCGATGAAGTctgtcaaacacaaacagatcctGTTACTCTGGCCGTACGGCTGGTCTGATGGGAAACAGCATCCTCCGGAGAAGAGGAGCTCAGAGTCGTACCGACGTTCTGCTGCGAGATGGAGTGAGACCATCCGTTGTATCCAAACATTTCGTTGGCCAGGCCGATGACACGATGTCCCTCGACATAGCAGACCTGTTCAAACCAGAGCGACACAGAGCTGAAGCCGAGGGATCTTATGCAACTTTTGGTTGTAAAGTTTTTTATTCCTGCCTGATTTTTTGCTCAACCCATCTGTCGTGTTGATACTTTGACACATTTCTAGAGTTTGTTTCACCGCTGGAGCGAAACAGTCGAGAcactgacagaaagaaaaacaaagacttgCCTTCTGTCCTCCTCCAGCCACCCTGGTGCTGATGTACTCTGGACCCAGCCTCTGCCGCAGAGCGTTTTGCACCGCCTGGTACTCATCGGCTGTGTAGGTGCACTGTCAACACAGTACAGataagagagaaaacacacaaacgcccagacacacacaaacgcccaagcccacacacacactaaaatcTAAGTTTTTACTCTGCTAAGGAGGTGACTTTTACGTTCCTGTCCGTTGGTTTATCAGAAggaatataaacaaaatatcTATTAAATGTatgatgggacatgggccaggaAAGAACTCATTAACTTTAGGTGTGGATCCAcaagttctttatttttatcttgGCCTAACCTTCACCTAATTTTGGGGCCAAAAGGCAAGTCCCaataatgtgactgtgtaaacacacacatgcaaagagaGTAAGATGGGTGAACGTGCACCATTTGTAATGTGTGTCTATGTTTGTGTTGAACAACTGAATCTGAGCTTGTGTTTCCATCAGGGATGTTTGATGAAAGATGTGAGGAGACACTGGATCCTTCTCATGGACGCGCTCTGCTGTGAATCTGTTGCTCGGTTGTGTGAGTGGGATCCAGACTTTAACAGCAGACCCCTCTGTGCTCATCCTGCTCTTGAACTGGGAAACGCCACTGACTGGTTTTATCGTAGCTGAGCTTTGCCTTTTGCAATTCAGTGACCTGAGAGGATGCATGAGTTTTAAATGAACCTTCACAGGAGTGGGCTGAGTGGTGCGATGTGTCCCCGCCCCCCTGTGAACCACCTACCTGTCCGAAGCTCCTGGCTGCAGCGgggctcttctccttctccatgctgctgctggctgccgCATGGACAACAGCACTGGTTAATACAGATAACTAACTTATAACTAGTTAACCAACTAACTAGATAACTAATGAACCAACCAGCTCTGCCGCTCGCTTATCAGAGCCAGCAACACTTTAGCCTGTTCACTGGAAGCTAATCGGAAGTGTAGCTCCCTTTAGGGTTTGCACATCAGACTAGCTTACCGTCA
Above is a genomic segment from Pleuronectes platessa chromosome 7, fPlePla1.1, whole genome shotgun sequence containing:
- the rad52 gene encoding DNA repair protein RAD52 homolog, which codes for MEKEKSPAAARSFGQCTYTADEYQAVQNALRQRLGPEYISTRVAGGGQKVCYVEGHRVIGLANEMFGYNGWSHSISQQNVDFIDLINGKFYVGVSAFIKVQLKDGAFHEDVGYGVSEGLKSKALALEKARKEAVTDGMKRALRCFGNSLGNCILDKEYLLAINKIPKKPPPPLDPAQTKRTPGEPLAEKARVSSLVREEKHVPAPGPARGPLEPRILQQNQNCSDVHTPKAGPAPDMKSENLSTRPAMDPVDADGSEMHADPKQLRKLRQQQLQQKFRKEMEEKMQHQNQDQAKSEEAEFPIGRGTSGDDPEVWDLNLDGIEELDVPTGAPPSNGLRPGTPGNHQMQTRSRTPQRSLGRPPVEGPSHGRGQDRAQITPQYQNQYPGRPGEGFSPYRQGEHMKKRRLDT